In one Nomascus leucogenys isolate Asia chromosome 13, Asia_NLE_v1, whole genome shotgun sequence genomic region, the following are encoded:
- the LOC100588743 gene encoding putative olfactory receptor 9A1, whose protein sequence is MLGNFSSATEFFLLGFPGSQEVRRILFATFFLLYAVTVMGNAVIIVTVCVDKRLQSLMYFFLGHLSVLEILITSTTVPFMLRGLLLPSTQIISLTACAAQLYLYLSLGTSELALMGVMAVDRYVAVCNPLRYNIIMNSSTCIWVIIVSWVFGFLSEIWPVYATFQLTCCKSNVLDHFYCDRGQLLQVSCEDTLFTEFILFLMAVFVITGPLIPTIVSYTYIISTILKIPSASGRRKSFSTCASHFTYAVIGYGSCLFLYVKPKQTQAAEYNRVVSLLVLVVTPFLNPFIFTLRNDKFIQAFGDGMKACYQLLKN, encoded by the coding sequence ATGTTGGGGAATTTCTCTAGCGCCACTGAATTTTTTCTCTTAGGCTTCCCTGGCTCCCAAGAAGTACGCCGTATCCTTTTTGCAACCTTCTTCCTCTTGTACGCAGTGACAGTGATGGGAAATGCGGTCATCATCGTCACTGTCTGTGTTGATAAACGTCTGCAGTCCCTCATGTATTTTTTCCTGGGCCACCTCTCTGTGCTGGAGATCCTGATCACATCTACCACTGTCCCTTTTATGCTCAGGGGGTTGCTGCTTCCAAGCACTCAGATCATATCTTTGACAGCCTGTGCTGCACAGCTATATTTATACCTTTCTTTGGGTACCTCGGAGTTGGCATTAATGGGAGTGATGGCTGTGGACCGTTATGTGGCTGTGTGTAACCCTTTGAGGTACAACATCATTATGAACAGCAGTACCTGCATTTGGGTGATAATTGTGTCATGGGTTTTTGGGTTTCTTTCTGAAATCTGGCCAGTTTATGCCACTTTTCAGCTTACTTGCTGCAAATCAAATGTGTTAGACCATTTTTACTGTGACCGAGGACAATTGCTCCAGGTATCCTGTGAGGACACTCTTTTCACagagtttattctttttctaatggCTGTTTTCGTTATCACTGGTCCTTTGATCCCTACGATTGTCTCCTACACCTACATCATCTCCACCATCCTCAAGATTCCATCAGCCTCTGGCCGGAGGAAATCCTTTTCCACTTGTGCCTCCCACTTCACCTATGCTGTGATTGGCTATGGCAGCTGCTTGTTTCTGTACGTGAAACCCAAGCAAACGCAGGCAGCTGAGTATAACAGGGTAGTGTCACTGTTGGTTTTAGTGGTGACCCCTTTTCTGAACCCTTTCATCTTCACCCTGAGGAATGACAAATTCATACAGGCCTTTGGAGATGGCATGAAAGCCTGCTATCAACTCCTTAAAAATTAA